One Dysosmobacter welbionis DNA segment encodes these proteins:
- a CDS encoding PrgI family protein, producing the protein MAYVPVPKDLTKVKTKVMFNLTKRQLICFTGGALIGVPLFFLLRKPTGNSVAAMCMMLVMLPFFMLAMYEKHGQPLEKIVGNILKVAVIRPKQRPYQTNNFYAVLKRQEMLDKEVYDIVHRNKKMAASDVRENRGKNCAAGKDKEKAVPRR; encoded by the coding sequence TTGGCTTATGTACCCGTACCCAAGGACTTAACAAAAGTCAAAACAAAGGTCATGTTCAATCTGACCAAGCGGCAGCTTATCTGTTTCACGGGCGGAGCGCTTATTGGCGTACCGCTTTTCTTTTTGCTCAGAAAACCTACCGGAAACAGTGTAGCGGCTATGTGTATGATGCTGGTTATGCTGCCCTTCTTTATGCTGGCTATGTACGAAAAGCATGGACAGCCCCTTGAAAAGATCGTGGGCAACATTCTCAAAGTAGCTGTGATCCGTCCCAAGCAGCGTCCCTACCAGACCAATAACTTTTATGCCGTATTAAAGCGGCAGGAAATGCTCGATAAGGAGGTGTATGACATTGTTCACCGCAATAAAAAAATGGCTGCATCGGATGTTCGGGAAAACCGAGGAAAAAACTGTGCAGCCGGTAAAGACAAAGAAAAAGCTGTCCCGCGCCGATAA
- a CDS encoding VirB6/TrbL-like conjugal transfer protein, CD1112 family, with protein MDFLLEALTNWLKEMLVGGIMSNLSGMFDSVNQQVADISVQVGQTPQGWNGSIFSMIENLSNSIMVPIAGVILAIVMTVDLIQMIADKNNLHDVDTWMIFKWVFKSAAAILIVTNTWNIVMGVFDMAQSVVAQAAGVINSDASIDISSVMTDLEPRLMEMDLGPLFGLWFQSLFIGITMWALYICIFIVIYGRMIEIYLVTSVAPVPMAAMMGKEWGGMGQNYLRSLLALGFQAFLIIVCVAIYAVLVQNIALEDDIIMAIWSCVGYTVLLCFTLFKTGSLAKSVFQAH; from the coding sequence ATGGATTTCTTACTTGAAGCCCTGACAAATTGGCTGAAAGAAATGCTGGTGGGCGGCATTATGAGCAACCTTTCGGGGATGTTTGACAGTGTAAACCAGCAGGTCGCGGATATATCCGTACAGGTAGGCCAGACCCCACAGGGATGGAATGGCAGTATTTTCAGCATGATTGAGAATCTGTCCAACTCCATCATGGTGCCGATTGCAGGCGTGATCCTGGCTATCGTGATGACCGTAGACCTGATCCAGATGATTGCAGACAAGAACAACCTGCATGATGTGGATACCTGGATGATTTTCAAGTGGGTGTTCAAATCAGCCGCTGCCATCCTCATTGTCACAAACACATGGAATATCGTGATGGGCGTCTTTGATATGGCGCAGAGCGTGGTGGCGCAGGCGGCAGGGGTTATCAATTCGGATGCGTCCATTGACATTTCCTCAGTTATGACCGATCTGGAACCGAGGCTGATGGAAATGGATCTGGGACCGCTGTTCGGACTGTGGTTCCAATCCCTCTTTATTGGCATTACTATGTGGGCGTTATATATCTGTATCTTTATCGTTATTTATGGCCGTATGATCGAGATTTACCTTGTGACTTCGGTGGCTCCCGTTCCAATGGCTGCAATGATGGGTAAAGAATGGGGCGGTATGGGACAGAATTACCTCCGATCCCTGCTGGCGCTGGGCTTTCAGGCGTTTCTCATTATCGTCTGCGTGGCAATTTATGCTGTGCTGGTGCAGAACATCGCTCTGGAAGATGACATCATCATGGCAATCTGGAGCTGCGTGGGCTACACCGTACTGCTATGTTTTACGCTGTTCAAAACCGGCAGTCTCGCCAAATCAGTCTTTCAGGCGCACTAA
- the ltrA gene encoding group II intron reverse transcriptase/maturase: MPVLTSGQQERKSKQRKIRNSEYYDMEGTFDRLYAESKRNKTFNHLMEIIESEENIKLAYRTIKKNTGSDTSGVDKRTIADLAKLSEEAYVRLIRKQFSNYHPRPVRRVEIPKPNGKTRPLGIPIIVDRIVQQCILQVMEPICEAKFSENSNGFRPNRSAETAIAQCMRLIQVQHLYHVVDLDIKGFFDNISHTKLIRQIWALGIRDKKLLCIIKEMLKAPVVLPNGEKTYPSRGTPQGGILSPLLANIVLNELDWWIASQWEQMPTRTKFKTRNNAQGTEIKSHAYRALRRSRLKEMHAVRYADDFKIFCASHEDAVKAYKATELWLKDRLGLEISPDKSKVVNLKRQYSDFLGFKLKVRKKGKKYVVRSHMSDKAYKKAHGKVSEEVKKLAHSSDDNAQFMQLQKYNAVVAGLHEYYCISTEVSHDFSRLAFSINKQLRNRLKGDLSKKGQLRNGFIKEKYGASRQMRFLHGRPVIPLGYVQPKNAQHKRKSINKYTVKGREQIHKNLAIDTATMLWLMRNPVKGRTIEYADNRISLYAAQYGKCAVTGILMDSHDIHCHHKVPVSNGGSDEYANLILVSEAVHILIHASSEPTIEKYLKSLNLDDKQIEKLNKLRTMAEMPPIIL; encoded by the coding sequence ATGCCTGTGTTGACTTCGGGGCAGCAAGAAAGGAAAAGTAAGCAGAGGAAAATCCGCAACTCAGAGTATTACGACATGGAAGGCACTTTTGACAGGCTGTATGCAGAAAGTAAGAGAAATAAAACCTTCAACCATCTGATGGAAATCATCGAGAGTGAAGAAAATATCAAACTTGCATACAGAACGATAAAGAAGAATACAGGAAGTGATACTTCGGGAGTGGATAAAAGGACGATAGCCGACCTTGCAAAGTTAAGCGAGGAAGCTTACGTCCGTCTCATACGGAAACAATTCAGTAATTATCATCCACGACCCGTAAGGCGAGTGGAGATACCAAAGCCCAATGGAAAGACCAGACCCCTGGGAATTCCAATTATCGTGGATCGGATCGTACAGCAATGTATTTTGCAGGTCATGGAGCCAATATGTGAAGCAAAATTCAGTGAGAACTCCAACGGGTTCCGTCCGAATCGTTCTGCTGAGACTGCTATTGCGCAATGCATGCGGCTGATACAGGTACAGCATCTGTACCATGTGGTTGACCTCGATATTAAAGGATTCTTTGACAATATCAGCCATACAAAGCTGATTCGTCAGATATGGGCATTGGGAATCCGGGATAAAAAGCTGTTATGCATTATAAAAGAGATGCTGAAAGCACCTGTTGTTCTGCCAAATGGGGAGAAAACATATCCCTCACGGGGTACTCCGCAAGGCGGTATTTTATCGCCATTGCTTGCAAATATCGTATTGAATGAGCTGGATTGGTGGATTGCTTCTCAATGGGAGCAGATGCCAACAAGGACAAAATTCAAAACGAGGAACAATGCGCAGGGAACAGAGATTAAGAGCCACGCTTACAGAGCTCTGCGCCGGAGCAGATTAAAAGAGATGCATGCAGTTCGGTACGCAGATGATTTTAAAATTTTCTGCGCATCACATGAGGATGCTGTCAAAGCATACAAGGCAACAGAGTTATGGCTAAAGGACAGGCTGGGGTTGGAAATCAGCCCTGACAAATCCAAAGTAGTTAATCTCAAAAGACAGTATTCTGATTTTCTCGGGTTCAAGCTGAAAGTCCGTAAAAAGGGTAAGAAGTATGTAGTTCGGTCTCATATGAGCGATAAAGCATACAAAAAGGCTCATGGAAAAGTCTCGGAAGAAGTAAAGAAACTGGCTCATTCGTCAGATGATAATGCTCAGTTCATGCAGCTTCAGAAATATAACGCTGTAGTTGCCGGACTTCATGAATACTATTGTATTTCTACAGAAGTATCCCATGATTTCAGCAGACTTGCCTTCAGTATCAACAAACAGCTCAGAAACAGACTGAAAGGTGACTTATCCAAAAAGGGACAGCTCAGAAATGGGTTTATTAAAGAAAAGTATGGAGCAAGCAGACAGATGAGGTTCCTTCATGGACGTCCGGTGATTCCACTGGGATATGTCCAGCCGAAGAATGCCCAGCATAAAAGGAAATCCATCAATAAGTATACGGTCAAAGGTCGGGAACAGATTCATAAGAATCTTGCAATCGATACAGCGACAATGTTATGGCTGATGAGAAATCCTGTAAAGGGCAGAACCATTGAATATGCGGATAACCGTATTTCCTTGTATGCGGCACAGTATGGTAAATGTGCAGTGACGGGAATTCTGATGGATTCTCATGATATTCACTGCCACCATAAAGTGCCCGTAAGCAATGGTGGTTCGGATGAATACGCAAATCTTATTCTTGTCAGCGAAGCAGTTCATATCCTTATCCATGCTTCTTCAGAACCTACGATTGAGAAGTACTTGAAATCCTTAAATCTTGACGATAAACAAATAGAAAAGCTTAACAAACTTCGTACTATGGCAGAAATGCCACCTATTATTCTTTGA
- a CDS encoding VirD4-like conjugal transfer protein, CD1115 family: MKKQLNIKKLILLNLPYILMGLFSTNFGEAWRMAVGADASAKMLSFFSTLPVALASWWPSLHPLDLLVGLCCGGGLRLAVYLKSKNAKKYRHGMEYGSARWGTHEDIAPYIDPVFQNNVILTKTESLTMNSRPKDPKTARNKNVLVIGGSGSGKTRFWLKPNLMQMHSSYVVTDPKGTILVECGKMLQRGAPKLGKDGKPMKDKHGKVIYEPYRIKVLNTINFKKSMHYNPFAYIHSEKDILKLVTTLIANTKGEGKAGDDFWVKAETLLYCALIGYIHYEAPVEEQNFSTLIEFINAMEVREDDEEFKNPVDLMFDALEAEKPNHFAVRQYKKYKLAAGKTAKSILISCGARLAVFDIAELREVTAYDELELDTLGDRKTALFLIMSDTDDSFNFLISMCYTQLFNLLCEKADDVYGGRLPVHVRCLIDECANIGQIPKLEKLVATIRSREISACLVLQAQSQLKAIYKDNADTIIGNMDTSIFLGGKEPTTLKELAAVLGKETIDTYNTGESRGRETSHSLNYQKLGKELMSQDELAVMDGGKCILQLRGVRPFLSDKYDITKHPNFKYTADADDKNAFDIEAFLSARLKLKPNEVCDVYEVDTKGA, translated from the coding sequence ATGAAAAAGCAGCTGAACATCAAAAAGCTCATTTTGCTGAATCTGCCGTATATCCTGATGGGGCTTTTCTCCACCAACTTCGGTGAAGCGTGGCGGATGGCCGTGGGTGCGGACGCTTCGGCAAAAATGCTCTCGTTCTTCTCCACGCTGCCGGTGGCGCTGGCCAGCTGGTGGCCCAGCCTGCACCCGCTGGACCTGCTGGTGGGCCTGTGCTGCGGCGGCGGCCTGCGGCTGGCTGTGTACCTGAAAAGCAAGAACGCCAAGAAGTACAGGCACGGCATGGAATACGGTTCCGCCCGTTGGGGAACCCATGAGGACATTGCACCCTACATCGACCCGGTATTCCAGAACAATGTGATTCTGACGAAAACGGAGAGCCTGACAATGAACAGCCGCCCCAAGGACCCAAAGACCGCCAGAAACAAAAATGTGCTGGTGATTGGCGGCTCCGGTTCCGGTAAGACCCGCTTCTGGCTCAAACCGAATCTGATGCAGATGCACAGTTCCTATGTGGTCACAGACCCGAAGGGAACCATTTTGGTGGAGTGCGGAAAAATGCTCCAAAGGGGCGCACCCAAGCTGGGGAAAGACGGAAAGCCTATGAAGGATAAGCACGGCAAGGTCATTTATGAGCCGTACCGAATCAAGGTCCTAAATACCATCAACTTCAAGAAGTCCATGCACTATAACCCTTTCGCCTATATCCATAGCGAAAAGGACATCTTGAAGCTGGTAACAACGCTCATCGCCAATACCAAAGGCGAAGGCAAGGCCGGAGACGATTTCTGGGTAAAAGCAGAAACCTTGTTGTACTGCGCGCTTATTGGCTATATCCATTATGAGGCTCCGGTGGAGGAACAAAACTTCTCCACCCTCATTGAGTTCATCAACGCTATGGAAGTCCGTGAGGATGACGAGGAGTTCAAAAACCCCGTAGACCTGATGTTTGATGCACTGGAAGCCGAGAAGCCAAACCACTTTGCGGTGCGCCAGTATAAGAAATATAAGCTGGCCGCTGGAAAAACAGCCAAGTCGATTTTGATTTCCTGCGGCGCTCGCCTTGCCGTGTTCGACATTGCAGAGTTGCGTGAGGTCACGGCTTATGATGAGCTGGAGCTGGATACTCTGGGAGACAGGAAAACTGCTCTGTTCCTCATTATGAGTGATACGGATGACAGCTTTAACTTCCTGATCTCCATGTGTTATACCCAGCTTTTCAATCTGCTCTGCGAAAAAGCCGACGATGTGTATGGCGGCAGGCTTCCGGTTCATGTGCGCTGTTTGATTGATGAGTGTGCTAACATCGGGCAGATTCCGAAACTGGAAAAGCTGGTGGCCACCATCCGAAGCCGTGAAATCTCTGCCTGTCTGGTGTTGCAGGCACAGAGTCAGCTCAAGGCGATCTATAAGGATAACGCAGATACCATCATCGGTAACATGGATACATCCATCTTCCTGGGCGGTAAAGAGCCGACTACCCTCAAAGAGCTGGCTGCCGTGCTGGGCAAGGAAACCATCGACACCTACAACACCGGAGAGAGCCGTGGGAGGGAAACCTCCCATTCACTCAACTATCAAAAATTGGGGAAAGAGCTGATGAGTCAGGATGAGCTTGCTGTTATGGATGGAGGCAAGTGTATCCTCCAGCTGCGCGGTGTGCGTCCTTTCCTTTCGGATAAGTACGACATCACCAAGCACCCCAATTTCAAGTACACTGCCGACGCGGATGATAAGAACGCTTTTGACATTGAAGCATTCTTGTCTGCAAGGCTGAAACTCAAGCCCAATGAGGTCTGCGATGTATATGAAGTAGACACAAAGGGCGCTTAA
- a CDS encoding PcfB family protein produces the protein MQEEVENRTLTLVVSGTKFTGRLMKAAITKYLAHRKEKKLQKQKSRDTPVIPHGKQTVKQLIGQNQGVSNIEITDPSIKEFEKIARKYGVDYAVKKDRSSSPPKYLIFFKGRDADALTAAFTEYTGKKVKKAEKSERPSVLAKLSQFKELVKHAVVDRNKRKELER, from the coding sequence ATGCAGGAGGAAGTGGAAAACAGGACTTTGACGCTGGTAGTCAGCGGAACAAAGTTTACCGGGCGGTTGATGAAAGCCGCCATCACCAAATACCTTGCCCACCGCAAGGAAAAGAAGCTGCAAAAGCAGAAAAGCCGGGATACCCCCGTGATTCCCCACGGCAAGCAGACGGTGAAACAGCTGATCGGCCAGAATCAGGGCGTTTCCAACATCGAGATCACTGACCCCTCCATCAAGGAGTTTGAGAAGATCGCGCGGAAATACGGCGTGGACTATGCGGTGAAGAAGGACCGCAGCAGCTCCCCACCCAAGTACCTGATCTTTTTCAAGGGACGGGACGCGGATGCCCTGACCGCTGCTTTTACCGAGTACACCGGGAAAAAGGTCAAGAAGGCGGAGAAATCCGAGCGCCCGTCCGTGCTGGCAAAGCTGAGCCAGTTCAAAGAACTGGTAAAACACGCCGTCGTGGACCGGAACAAGCGGAAGGAGCTGGAACGATGA
- a CDS encoding DUF5720 family protein: MPERKTVGQLMEEMRLKAGAQNYHGHEYMDLQRFAEDTRHMIIFDVLTNDSPVGWKGERTRLFLSDTGYEKALDSQEKGQIKILSHAKVRQGNLHYDRTDQLR, translated from the coding sequence ATGCCTGAGCGTAAGACCGTGGGCCAGCTGATGGAGGAAATGCGCCTCAAAGCCGGGGCGCAGAACTACCACGGCCACGAATACATGGATTTGCAACGGTTTGCCGAGGACACCCGGCACATGATTATTTTTGATGTGCTGACGAACGATTCCCCTGTTGGCTGGAAAGGCGAACGAACCCGCCTGTTCCTGTCGGATACCGGTTATGAAAAAGCACTGGATAGTCAGGAAAAGGGGCAGATTAAGATTTTGAGCCACGCAAAGGTGCGTCAGGGCAATCTGCACTATGACCGTACTGACCAGTTACGCTAA
- a CDS encoding DUF6017 domain-containing protein produces the protein MAVFRIERTRDYTVMSNHHLRNGKLSLKAKGLLSMMLSLPEDWNYTTRGLAAICKEGVDAIGGALRELETAGYIVRHQLRDRQGRISDTEYVIYEQPQPKNPDTPQPDTASPDTENPDMVKPDTEKPAELNIEKSNTEKTITYGSSTDSIPFREPAAAQLPERKGRDAMSVSEMESYRDLILENIEYDHLCREFTTYREDLDEIVELMVETVCAKRKTTRIAGSDFPHEVVRSRFLKLDCSHIEFVMECLRNNTTEIRNMKQYLLAVLFNAPTTISNHYTAQVNHDMYAGGW, from the coding sequence ATGGCCGTATTTCGCATTGAACGAACCAGAGATTATACCGTGATGAGCAATCACCATTTACGCAACGGGAAACTGTCCCTGAAAGCCAAGGGGCTGCTTTCCATGATGCTGTCCTTACCGGAGGACTGGAACTATACCACCAGAGGGCTTGCCGCCATCTGCAAAGAGGGCGTGGACGCTATCGGCGGCGCGCTGCGGGAGCTGGAAACTGCCGGGTACATTGTCCGCCATCAGCTGCGAGACCGGCAGGGTCGGATCAGCGATACCGAGTATGTTATCTACGAGCAACCACAGCCGAAGAACCCGGATACGCCCCAGCCGGATACGGCTTCACCAGATACGGAAAACCCGGATATGGTAAAACCGGATACGGAAAAGCCCGCAGAATTAAATATAGAGAAATCAAATACAGAAAAAACAATTACTTATGGATCAAGTACCGATTCTATTCCCTTCCGGGAGCCAGCGGCAGCACAGCTGCCGGAACGGAAAGGAAGGGATGCGATGTCTGTCTCAGAGATGGAAAGTTATCGGGATTTGATTCTGGAGAACATCGAGTATGACCACCTGTGCCGGGAGTTTACCACCTATCGGGAGGACCTGGACGAGATTGTGGAGCTGATGGTGGAGACCGTCTGCGCCAAGCGGAAAACCACCCGGATCGCTGGCAGCGACTTCCCCCATGAGGTGGTCCGCTCCCGTTTTTTGAAGCTGGATTGCTCCCACATCGAGTTTGTCATGGAATGCCTGCGGAACAATACCACCGAAATCCGCAACATGAAGCAGTATCTGCTTGCGGTGCTGTTTAATGCGCCGACCACGATCAGCAACCACTACACCGCACAAGTTAACCACGATATGTACGCAGGCGGCTGGTAA
- a CDS encoding DUF5720 family protein encodes MRDISARELKGHNILAVERFWDNTRWMIEFSVLRPSTAYGSPGEEIRLFLTEDGYQAALQSQQRREIKIKRYARVIEGHILDFKPGKHRRHS; translated from the coding sequence ATGAGGGATATTTCAGCCCGTGAGCTGAAAGGACATAACATTCTTGCCGTAGAGAGGTTTTGGGATAACACCCGCTGGATGATTGAGTTTTCCGTCCTGCGTCCCAGCACAGCTTACGGTAGCCCCGGAGAGGAAATACGACTGTTTTTGACTGAGGACGGGTATCAGGCCGCCCTGCAAAGCCAGCAGCGTCGGGAGATCAAGATCAAGCGTTACGCTCGTGTGATTGAGGGACATATCCTCGATTTCAAACCGGGAAAACACCGCCGCCACTCATAA
- a CDS encoding ParB/RepB/Spo0J family partition protein: MKSSAKKIELASVDDLFSTEEVRQDAKLEKIQEIPLSELHPFKNHPFKVKDDEAMMETADSIKQYGVLVPAIARPDPEGGYELVAGHRRHRASELADKETIPVIVRDLDDDAATIIMVDSNLQRESLLPSERAFAYKMKLDAIKHQGARTDLTSAQVGPKLTAAEKIAENSPDSKSQIKRFIRLTELIPELLDMVDEKKIALNPAYELSFLKKEEQRDLLDAMDSEQATPSLSQAQRLKKYSQEGHLTLDMMRVIMGEEKKSDLDRVTFTSDTLRKYFPKSYTPQRMQDTIIKLLEAWQKKRQRDQER; encoded by the coding sequence TTGAAAAGCAGCGCGAAAAAAATAGAGCTGGCCTCGGTAGATGATCTGTTCTCCACCGAAGAAGTCCGTCAGGATGCAAAGCTGGAAAAGATTCAGGAGATTCCGCTGTCTGAACTGCATCCCTTTAAGAACCACCCATTCAAAGTCAAGGATGACGAAGCCATGATGGAGACCGCTGACAGTATCAAGCAGTATGGCGTTCTGGTTCCGGCGATTGCTCGACCGGACCCGGAGGGCGGTTATGAGCTGGTAGCCGGACACAGGCGGCACAGAGCCAGTGAGCTGGCAGACAAGGAGACCATACCGGTCATTGTTCGGGATTTGGATGATGATGCCGCCACGATCATTATGGTTGACAGCAATCTGCAACGAGAAAGCCTGCTTCCCAGTGAAAGGGCCTTTGCCTATAAGATGAAACTGGATGCCATTAAGCACCAAGGAGCCAGGACGGATTTAACCTCGGCCCAAGTTGGGCCGAAGTTGACTGCGGCAGAAAAAATCGCGGAGAACAGTCCAGATAGCAAATCACAGATTAAAAGATTTATCCGTCTGACCGAGCTGATTCCCGAACTGCTGGACATGGTGGATGAAAAGAAAATTGCCTTAAATCCTGCTTATGAGCTGTCCTTCCTCAAAAAAGAGGAACAGAGAGATTTGCTGGATGCAATGGACAGCGAACAGGCTACCCCTTCTCTTTCTCAAGCCCAGCGGCTCAAGAAATACAGTCAGGAGGGGCATCTGACCCTCGATATGATGCGTGTCATCATGGGTGAGGAAAAGAAAAGCGATCTGGACCGAGTGACATTTACCTCTGACACCTTGCGGAAGTATTTCCCTAAAAGCTATACGCCCCAGCGGATGCAGGACACTATCATCAAGCTGCTGGAGGCATGGCAGAAAAAGCGTCAGAGAGACCAGGAACGATGA
- a CDS encoding ParA family protein, translating into MNTQIIAIANQKGGVGKTTTCANLGIGLAQAGKKVLLIDGDPQGSLTISLGHPQPDKLPFTLSDAMGRILMDEPLRPGEGILHHPEGVDLMPADIQLSGMEVSLVNAMSRETILRQYLDTLKGQYSHILIDCQPSLGMLTVNALAAANRIIIPVQAEYLPAKGLEQLLSTVNKVKRQINPKLQIDGILLTMVDSRTNFAKEISALLRETYGSKIKVFGTEIPHSVRAKEISAEGKSIFAHDPGGKVAEGYRNLMKEVLKLEKQREKNRAGLGR; encoded by the coding sequence ATGAACACGCAAATCATTGCCATTGCCAACCAGAAAGGCGGCGTTGGTAAGACAACGACCTGTGCCAACTTGGGAATCGGGCTGGCGCAGGCCGGAAAGAAAGTCCTGCTGATCGACGGGGACCCGCAAGGGAGCCTGACAATCAGCCTGGGCCATCCCCAGCCGGACAAGCTGCCCTTTACGCTGTCGGACGCTATGGGGCGTATCCTGATGGATGAGCCGCTTCGTCCCGGCGAGGGTATCCTGCACCACCCAGAGGGTGTAGACCTGATGCCTGCGGACATCCAGTTATCCGGTATGGAGGTATCCCTGGTAAACGCCATGAGTCGCGAGACTATCTTGCGGCAATATCTGGACACGCTGAAGGGGCAATACTCCCATATCCTCATCGACTGCCAGCCCTCCCTGGGTATGCTCACAGTCAATGCGCTGGCCGCTGCGAACAGGATCATCATTCCCGTTCAGGCGGAGTATCTGCCCGCCAAAGGGCTGGAACAGCTGCTCTCCACGGTAAACAAGGTAAAGCGGCAGATCAACCCCAAGCTCCAGATAGACGGTATCCTGCTGACGATGGTGGATAGCCGAACCAACTTTGCCAAAGAGATCTCCGCGCTCCTGCGTGAGACCTATGGCAGCAAGATCAAAGTATTCGGCACAGAGATTCCCCACTCTGTCCGGGCTAAGGAAATTAGCGCTGAGGGAAAAAGTATTTTTGCCCATGATCCCGGTGGCAAGGTGGCAGAGGGGTATCGAAATCTGATGAAGGAGGTGTTGAAACTTGAAAAGCAGCGCGAAAAAAATAGAGCTGGCCTCGGTAGATGA
- the rpsI gene encoding 30S ribosomal protein S9, with translation MYQSKKPYLYGTGRRKSSVARVHLFPNGTGSITVNGRSIDEYFGLDTLKMLVRQPLEATGNTGKMDVVATVTGGGVSGQAGALRHGIARALLLASEDNRPILKKAGFLTRDPRMKERKKYGLKAARRAPQFSKR, from the coding sequence ATGTATCAGTCCAAGAAGCCCTATCTGTATGGCACTGGTCGCCGGAAGTCCTCTGTGGCCCGCGTCCATCTGTTCCCCAACGGCACCGGCTCCATCACCGTCAACGGCCGGAGCATTGATGAGTATTTCGGTCTGGACACCCTGAAGATGCTGGTCCGTCAGCCTCTGGAGGCCACCGGCAACACCGGCAAGATGGATGTTGTGGCCACTGTCACCGGCGGCGGCGTGTCCGGCCAGGCCGGCGCCCTGCGGCACGGTATCGCCCGCGCCCTGCTGCTGGCCAGCGAGGACAACCGTCCCATCCTGAAGAAGGCCGGTTTCCTGACCCGCGATCCTCGTATGAAGGAGCGTAAGAAATACGGTCTCAAAGCAGCTCGTCGCGCTCCGCAGTTCAGCAAGCGATAA
- the rplM gene encoding 50S ribosomal protein L13: MSTFMANKANIERKWYILDAAGKPLGKTAVRAADLLRGKTKPTFTPNADCGDYVIIINAGKAVLTGKKGTQKMYRTHSGWIGGLKETPYRILMQEQPELAMKVAVRGMLPKNTIGKESLKRLHIYADANYEQQAQKPVALDAE, translated from the coding sequence ATGTCCACTTTTATGGCAAACAAGGCCAACATTGAGCGTAAGTGGTACATCCTGGACGCCGCGGGCAAGCCCCTGGGCAAGACCGCTGTCCGGGCTGCCGACCTGCTGCGCGGCAAGACCAAGCCCACTTTCACCCCCAACGCCGACTGCGGTGACTATGTCATCATCATCAACGCCGGCAAGGCTGTGCTGACCGGCAAGAAGGGCACCCAGAAGATGTACCGTACCCACTCCGGCTGGATCGGCGGCCTGAAGGAGACCCCCTACCGCATCCTGATGCAGGAGCAGCCCGAGCTGGCCATGAAGGTGGCTGTCCGCGGTATGCTGCCCAAGAACACCATCGGCAAGGAATCCCTGAAGCGGCTGCACATCTATGCGGACGCCAACTACGAGCAGCAGGCTCAGAAGCCCGTCGCTCTGGACGCGGAATAA
- a CDS encoding pro-sigmaK processing inhibitor BofA family protein, translating into MDLSQKIIAAILAGFFLVALIRVFSSPFRLALKLLLNTLLGFLALGAVRLTAGLTGIALGLNLWNALVIAVLGLPGFVLLLLVQWIL; encoded by the coding sequence ATGGACCTGAGTCAGAAGATCATCGCCGCCATCCTGGCGGGCTTCTTTCTCGTCGCTCTGATCCGGGTGTTCAGCTCCCCCTTCCGCCTGGCGCTGAAACTACTGCTGAACACCCTGTTGGGGTTTCTAGCCCTGGGGGCCGTACGGCTGACGGCGGGCCTCACCGGCATCGCCCTGGGGCTGAACCTGTGGAATGCCCTGGTGATCGCCGTCCTGGGCCTGCCGGGATTTGTGCTGCTGCTGTTGGTCCAGTGGATCTTGTAG
- a CDS encoding DUF2508 family protein — MKPVFAKKAARPDPELLTLKAELLEAQGDLAQAYRQFDQALDPELVESCVYQISAVKARCNYLIRAIKERSPEAAAAAGLEGASTWT, encoded by the coding sequence ATGAAACCTGTTTTTGCCAAGAAAGCCGCCCGCCCCGACCCGGAGCTGCTGACCCTGAAGGCCGAGCTGCTGGAGGCCCAGGGGGACCTGGCCCAGGCCTATCGCCAGTTCGACCAGGCCCTGGACCCGGAGCTGGTGGAGTCCTGCGTCTACCAGATCAGTGCCGTGAAGGCCCGGTGCAACTATCTGATCCGCGCCATCAAGGAGCGGAGTCCCGAGGCAGCGGCTGCTGCCGGGCTGGAGGGGGCGTCCACATGGACCTGA